Proteins from a genomic interval of Pseudodesulfovibrio nedwellii:
- a CDS encoding SixA phosphatase family protein encodes MLIHLMQHGVCLSKELDPHQPLSPVGREQIEKSARAAQILGLRFELVVASPKVRSLETAKIMAEQTGYPSSRIQVTDVVKAMTPAKKTLDYIRDYNGLESILIVGHLPSLGALASHILTTITPVDIAIENGGLMQLQMNMKETYGTLNWYLTPTQLAVIGLN; translated from the coding sequence ATGCTTATCCATTTAATGCAACATGGCGTCTGCCTATCCAAAGAGCTTGACCCGCACCAACCTTTAAGTCCGGTAGGCCGAGAACAAATTGAAAAATCGGCACGCGCCGCACAAATTCTGGGCCTACGTTTCGAGCTTGTAGTCGCCAGCCCTAAAGTCCGCTCTCTGGAAACAGCCAAAATCATGGCTGAACAAACAGGCTATCCGTCCTCTAGGATTCAGGTGACCGATGTGGTCAAGGCAATGACACCAGCAAAAAAAACATTAGATTATATAAGGGATTACAACGGGTTGGAGTCAATCCTCATTGTGGGACACCTTCCCTCACTCGGAGCACTTGCTTCCCACATACTGACGACAATAACACCAGTGGACATCGCTATCGAAAACGGCGGTCTCATGCAGTTACAGATGAACATGAAAGAAACCTACGGCACATTGAACTGGTATCTGACGCCAACACAACTAGCCGTTATCGGACTGAATTGA
- a CDS encoding alpha/beta fold hydrolase, with protein sequence MDLFEAVESTGDNQVAGWVQTTDGIRLWVTIQGTGRPLVLLHGWTMSSLFWRRQLTLADQFQVITIDLRGHGKSQDTPRGHTLPRYATDVREVLIALHLQNVMLIGWSMGGSVVMEYWTQFGLDKLSNIGLVETAPAPMSPAPWNTHKCHGNNAEAMRDNVKAMLKDRTAFTDQFANTMFLSGQAPSHALSWMQREQLKISPQNAAVIYEDYANRDYTPVLPTITCPALIIYGRSRHMCYGPSTGRYVAGSIPNARFVILDKSGHLPFYEEPDLFNEALTHFMHQTAS encoded by the coding sequence GTGGACCTGTTTGAGGCTGTGGAAAGCACTGGTGACAATCAGGTCGCCGGGTGGGTGCAAACCACAGATGGCATTCGCCTCTGGGTGACCATTCAAGGCACAGGACGACCTCTTGTTCTGCTGCACGGCTGGACCATGAGTTCTTTGTTCTGGAGACGCCAACTCACGCTGGCCGACCAATTTCAAGTTATTACCATCGACCTGCGTGGACACGGCAAATCACAGGATACTCCACGCGGACACACTCTGCCCCGATATGCAACCGATGTCCGAGAAGTCCTTATTGCACTGCACCTTCAAAACGTCATGCTTATTGGTTGGTCCATGGGTGGGTCGGTTGTCATGGAATACTGGACGCAATTCGGCCTGGACAAACTTTCAAACATCGGACTTGTCGAAACAGCCCCGGCCCCCATGTCTCCAGCACCATGGAACACCCACAAATGTCATGGGAACAATGCTGAAGCCATGCGCGATAACGTTAAAGCCATGCTCAAAGACCGCACGGCCTTCACTGACCAGTTTGCCAACACCATGTTTCTCTCAGGACAAGCTCCAAGCCATGCTCTCAGCTGGATGCAACGGGAACAGCTCAAGATATCACCACAAAATGCCGCGGTCATATATGAAGACTATGCCAACCGCGATTACACCCCAGTCCTACCGACAATCACTTGTCCGGCACTCATCATATATGGTCGTTCCCGGCACATGTGTTACGGCCCTTCAACAGGACGCTACGTGGCAGGGTCCATCCCGAACGCCCGCTTCGTCATCCTCGACAAGAGCGGTCATTTGCCATTCTATGAAGAACCTGATCTATTCAATGAAGCTTTGACCCATTTCATGCATCAAACGGCTTCCTAG
- a CDS encoding YggT family protein, translating into MDFLGSLVQATAYITNTVLTIYFWIVIISALLSWVNPDPYNPIVRFLRGVTEPVFYKIRRWLPFAVVGGFDLSPIVVILAIQVCKIVVVENLYRLAYSMSTGVPM; encoded by the coding sequence ATGGATTTTCTGGGCTCGTTAGTCCAAGCGACGGCGTATATTACCAACACTGTCCTTACGATATACTTTTGGATCGTTATCATTTCTGCATTGCTTTCCTGGGTCAATCCTGACCCGTACAATCCCATCGTGCGTTTTTTGCGTGGTGTAACGGAACCGGTTTTCTACAAGATTCGCCGGTGGCTTCCGTTTGCCGTTGTCGGTGGTTTTGATCTTTCGCCCATCGTGGTGATTCTTGCCATTCAGGTGTGCAAGATCGTTGTGGTCGAAAATCTCTACCGCCTCGCGTACTCCATGAGTACTGGCGTACCCATGTAG
- a CDS encoding twin-arginine translocase TatA/TatE family subunit — protein MIGGFGVWELLIILVIVLVIFGAKKLPEIGGGIGKAISNFKKATNEPDEIDVTPREEKDEDKKES, from the coding sequence ATGATCGGCGGATTCGGAGTTTGGGAACTGTTGATAATTCTCGTTATCGTCCTGGTCATCTTTGGTGCCAAGAAATTGCCTGAAATTGGCGGTGGCATCGGTAAAGCAATCAGCAATTTCAAAAAAGCGACTAACGAACCTGACGAAATTGACGTCACCCCAAGAGAAGAAAAAGACGAAGACAAGAAAGAAAGCTAG
- a CDS encoding DivIVA domain-containing protein — protein MTVSKIDLLNKQFSRGMFGYSRVEVDQFMMELAEVLGDFADNRKDMRKKVKRLEKTLVEYRQRDETLRDTLMSTQKMVDDLKVAASKEAQLILDEARAKADATVQKGHNRLAQIHEEIEGLKRSRTQFEIQLKGLLNSHLEMLEMSSPERDKVEELESKLKYLKKVD, from the coding sequence ATGACTGTTTCCAAGATTGATTTGCTTAACAAACAGTTTTCACGTGGAATGTTTGGATATTCTCGCGTGGAAGTGGATCAGTTTATGATGGAACTGGCTGAAGTTCTGGGCGATTTTGCGGATAACCGAAAGGATATGCGCAAAAAGGTCAAGCGATTGGAAAAGACGTTGGTGGAGTATCGACAGCGTGATGAAACATTGCGTGATACACTCATGAGTACGCAGAAGATGGTGGATGATCTCAAGGTGGCAGCCAGCAAAGAGGCCCAGTTGATTCTTGATGAAGCTCGGGCCAAGGCTGATGCGACCGTGCAGAAAGGTCATAACCGTCTGGCGCAGATTCATGAGGAAATTGAAGGCTTGAAAAGAAGCCGGACACAGTTTGAAATTCAACTCAAAGGGCTTTTGAACTCGCACCTTGAAATGCTTGAGATGTCCAGTCCCGAGCGAGATAAGGTGGAAGAGTTGGAATCCAAGTTGAAATATTTGAAAAAAGTCGACTAG
- a CDS encoding CDP-alcohol phosphatidyltransferase family protein, which yields MSRDAIWTVPNILTIIRILLTPAFVMAYISENFNFAWILFAIAGLTDALDGFLARIWDQRTQLGAMLDPLADKVLLVTSFLCLALKGWIPPWFTVLVVSRDVIIVGGLAVLHFWGIEVRSRIKPIWISKFTTAAQIFLVIFVMIQRSFGLDFPLIQLFMVGVTGVVTVISGIAYVRRGFELFSEESGGQ from the coding sequence GTGTCGCGTGATGCCATTTGGACTGTTCCCAATATTTTGACCATTATTCGGATTCTGCTGACTCCGGCTTTTGTCATGGCGTATATTTCAGAGAATTTCAATTTTGCCTGGATACTTTTTGCTATAGCCGGCTTGACCGACGCACTCGATGGGTTTTTGGCCAGAATATGGGATCAGCGGACACAGCTTGGTGCCATGCTCGATCCGCTTGCCGACAAGGTCTTGCTTGTTACATCTTTTCTTTGCCTAGCCCTCAAGGGTTGGATTCCTCCTTGGTTTACCGTGTTGGTTGTCAGCCGCGATGTCATCATTGTCGGGGGCTTGGCCGTACTTCATTTTTGGGGAATTGAGGTTCGTAGCCGTATCAAGCCTATTTGGATCAGTAAGTTTACCACAGCCGCACAAATCTTTTTGGTTATTTTTGTCATGATACAACGGTCTTTTGGGTTGGATTTCCCCTTAATTCAATTGTTCATGGTCGGGGTGACGGGGGTTGTCACGGTTATATCCGGGATTGCCTATGTGCGCCGCGGTTTTGAACTTTTTTCTGAAGAGTCCGGCGGACAATAA
- a CDS encoding chalcone isomerase family protein: MRSLTTLFATLLLTLIISTPATSASKADVVMLDSQMVGDQQIFLNGIALREKFVFDVYVAGLYLLEKSSDPAEILQRDEPRMMLMHFLRDVEAKKIIDAWYEGLEANVENVTPELKAKFDQLAAMMTDIKENQSMGFIYNPVTGTDIMVADQPKGAILGKDFADAILATWIGPKPGPGKSFKQEILGLE, translated from the coding sequence ATGAGATCGTTGACCACTCTTTTCGCGACCCTGCTCCTGACCTTGATTATCTCAACCCCTGCCACGAGTGCGAGCAAAGCCGACGTGGTTATGCTCGATTCTCAAATGGTTGGTGACCAACAAATATTTCTCAACGGCATTGCTCTGCGTGAAAAATTCGTCTTTGACGTGTATGTGGCGGGTCTCTATCTCCTTGAGAAATCATCTGACCCAGCAGAGATTCTCCAACGAGACGAACCTCGTATGATGCTCATGCATTTCCTGCGTGATGTGGAGGCCAAAAAGATCATCGATGCATGGTATGAAGGGCTTGAAGCCAATGTGGAAAACGTCACGCCGGAACTCAAGGCGAAGTTCGACCAACTGGCCGCCATGATGACGGATATCAAGGAAAATCAAAGTATGGGATTCATATACAATCCCGTTACCGGCACCGATATCATGGTCGCCGATCAGCCCAAAGGCGCCATCCTTGGCAAGGACTTTGCCGACGCAATTCTCGCCACATGGATCGGACCAAAACCCGGTCCGGGGAAAAGCTTCAAGCAGGAAATTTTGGGACTGGAATAG
- a CDS encoding DUF465 domain-containing protein, translated as MEAKDLEIIEMHGAKDTQLKALWEQHATYEKMLDKLESKSYLSDTEVQEMKELKKKKLAGKTQLQSMLDKYRKSEA; from the coding sequence ATGGAAGCCAAAGACCTTGAAATCATTGAGATGCACGGGGCCAAAGACACACAACTGAAGGCTCTGTGGGAACAACATGCTACATACGAAAAGATGTTGGATAAGCTTGAATCCAAATCTTATCTTTCTGATACTGAAGTTCAAGAAATGAAGGAACTCAAGAAGAAGAAGCTCGCTGGCAAGACGCAGTTGCAGAGCATGCTCGATAAATATCGCAAATCGGAGGCGTAA
- the ilvB gene encoding biosynthetic-type acetolactate synthase large subunit: MKLSGAQTLLKCLEMEGVDVMFGFPGGAVIDIYDEIPKSSVEHILVRHEQGAIHAADGYARATGQVGVCLVTSGPGATNTVTGIATAYADSIPVVIFTGQVPRALIGNDAFQEVDIVGITRPCTKHNYLVQDIEDLATTIKQAFYLARTGRPGPVLVDLPKDVQQQIAEFSYPEEVSMRSYKPTKKPHVGQIRKVVKLLKDAKRPLFYSGGGVITSGSHEELTWLGQNLNIPVTSTLMGLGAFPGDDDLFLGMLGMHGTYAANMAVNNCDLLLAVGARFDDRVTGKVDTFAPNATIVHIDVDPTSIQKNVSVHVPLVADCKPALAALKKETEATLSDFDWAGSYGDWVKKVQGWAAEHPLTYNDDSASIKPQYVVEKIYEITKGDAIIATEVGQNQMWAAQFYKYTQPNTLLTSGGLGTMGYGFPAALGAQRAFPDKLVIDVAGDGSIQMCIQEMMTAVCNKLPVKIIILNNGYLGMVRQWQELFYEKNYCSTCMDAQPDFVKLAEAYGAAGFRVTEKKDVESTLREAFKVDKPVIVDIRVEKEENVYPMVPAGASLTEMLLV, from the coding sequence ATGAAATTGTCCGGGGCCCAGACTCTCCTTAAGTGTCTGGAAATGGAAGGAGTTGATGTCATGTTCGGTTTCCCTGGTGGAGCCGTCATCGATATTTATGACGAAATACCCAAGTCATCTGTAGAGCATATTCTAGTACGCCATGAGCAGGGTGCTATTCATGCGGCAGACGGCTATGCCAGGGCTACTGGACAAGTCGGGGTATGTCTCGTTACTTCCGGCCCCGGCGCGACCAATACCGTAACTGGTATCGCGACCGCGTATGCCGATTCCATTCCGGTGGTCATATTTACAGGTCAGGTGCCCCGCGCACTGATTGGAAACGATGCGTTCCAGGAAGTGGATATCGTGGGGATCACCCGGCCGTGTACCAAGCACAATTATCTTGTGCAGGACATTGAAGATTTGGCTACCACCATCAAACAAGCATTTTATTTGGCCCGTACCGGTCGTCCCGGTCCGGTGCTGGTGGACCTGCCTAAGGATGTACAGCAGCAGATTGCCGAGTTTAGTTATCCAGAAGAAGTGTCCATGCGCAGTTACAAACCGACGAAAAAACCGCATGTCGGCCAAATTCGTAAGGTGGTTAAGCTCCTCAAGGACGCCAAGCGACCGCTTTTTTACTCCGGTGGTGGCGTTATCACTTCTGGTAGTCATGAAGAACTGACATGGCTCGGGCAGAATCTCAATATTCCGGTAACTTCGACTCTGATGGGGTTGGGAGCATTTCCGGGCGATGATGATCTATTTCTTGGCATGCTCGGTATGCATGGGACCTATGCAGCCAACATGGCTGTGAATAATTGTGATCTGCTGTTGGCTGTAGGCGCTCGGTTTGATGACCGTGTCACCGGCAAGGTAGACACCTTCGCACCGAACGCCACGATCGTTCATATTGATGTGGACCCGACGTCCATTCAGAAGAACGTGTCTGTTCATGTGCCGTTGGTTGCGGATTGCAAACCAGCATTGGCTGCGCTCAAGAAAGAGACCGAAGCGACCTTAAGCGATTTTGATTGGGCTGGCAGTTATGGCGATTGGGTGAAAAAGGTTCAGGGTTGGGCTGCTGAACACCCGTTGACATATAATGATGACAGCGCTTCTATCAAACCTCAGTATGTCGTTGAAAAAATTTATGAAATCACCAAAGGTGACGCGATTATCGCTACCGAGGTGGGGCAGAACCAAATGTGGGCTGCCCAGTTCTACAAGTACACTCAGCCGAACACGTTGTTGACGTCGGGTGGTTTGGGTACCATGGGCTACGGTTTCCCCGCAGCTTTGGGTGCACAACGCGCCTTCCCTGACAAGCTGGTTATTGATGTTGCCGGTGACGGCTCCATCCAGATGTGTATTCAGGAGATGATGACCGCGGTATGCAATAAGTTGCCCGTGAAGATCATTATTCTTAACAATGGCTATCTCGGCATGGTCCGGCAGTGGCAGGAGCTCTTCTATGAGAAAAACTACTGTTCCACCTGCATGGATGCACAGCCTGATTTTGTTAAGCTGGCCGAGGCCTATGGTGCTGCCGGATTTCGGGTGACTGAAAAGAAGGATGTCGAATCGACCCTTCGTGAAGCCTTTAAGGTAGATAAACCGGTCATTGTGGACATTCGTGTCGAGAAAGAAGAAAACGTTTACCCCATGGTCCCGGCCGGTGCTTCGCTGACCGAGATGTTGTTGGTTTAG
- the ilvN gene encoding acetolactate synthase small subunit has protein sequence MSKHTLSVMVENEPGVLSRVAGLFSGRGFNIYSLNVAPTLEKGVSLMTIVAEGDDAIVEQIVKQLRKLVPTVKVKDLTELNSVDREMVLIKVNAEDSKRAEILRIVDIFRCKVVDVSVDELTIEVTGDQGKIGALVNLLTRFGIKEVARTGNVAMQRSMQIDL, from the coding sequence ATGAGTAAGCATACTCTTTCTGTTATGGTTGAAAATGAGCCGGGTGTTTTGTCTCGCGTGGCCGGATTGTTTTCCGGGCGCGGTTTTAATATCTACTCTTTGAATGTTGCGCCAACTCTGGAAAAAGGCGTTTCTCTCATGACTATTGTTGCTGAGGGTGACGATGCCATTGTTGAACAGATCGTCAAGCAGCTTCGTAAGCTTGTACCTACTGTAAAAGTCAAAGATCTCACTGAACTGAACTCCGTGGACCGTGAAATGGTCCTGATCAAGGTCAATGCTGAAGATTCAAAACGCGCAGAGATTCTACGAATTGTTGACATCTTCAGGTGCAAGGTTGTAGACGTCAGCGTCGACGAATTGACCATTGAGGTAACGGGCGACCAAGGCAAGATTGGCGCACTCGTCAATTTGCTTACCCGTTTTGGTATCAAGGAAGTCGCTCGCACCGGCAATGTTGCCATGCAGCGTTCCATGCAAATCGATCTATAA
- a CDS encoding HAD family hydrolase, whose amino-acid sequence MALANEIMNPDILGGLKTIVFDCDGVLIDSYEANMHYYGTIRKELGLPPLSDEEKYYVHTRTHKEAVTRIVPEDLFDEAWKLVKAFDSSSLHQYLKRSDGVREFLWWLRDAGFGLAVNTSRGDTMDGILTMMDLEGFFYPVMTSDKVCVPKPHPEGIFTIMREHSVQPHEVAYIGDSIVDEKTARAAGVRFWAYKDANMTAEVHIDDFWAIKAAMQRCYKGRRQSF is encoded by the coding sequence ATGGCGCTTGCCAACGAGATAATGAACCCGGATATACTCGGGGGCCTCAAGACTATTGTTTTCGATTGTGACGGGGTGCTCATAGATTCTTATGAAGCCAACATGCATTATTACGGGACAATCAGAAAGGAATTGGGGTTGCCTCCTCTCTCTGATGAGGAAAAATACTATGTACATACGCGGACTCATAAAGAGGCTGTGACCCGTATCGTGCCAGAAGATCTGTTTGATGAAGCGTGGAAGCTTGTGAAGGCTTTTGATTCATCGTCGTTGCATCAATATCTTAAACGGTCAGATGGGGTTCGTGAATTTTTGTGGTGGTTGCGTGATGCAGGCTTCGGCTTGGCTGTGAATACCAGCCGAGGTGATACCATGGATGGCATTTTGACTATGATGGACCTTGAAGGTTTTTTCTATCCGGTCATGACGTCGGATAAAGTTTGTGTTCCAAAGCCTCATCCTGAAGGAATATTTACAATTATGCGGGAACATAGTGTTCAACCCCACGAGGTTGCCTACATAGGAGATTCCATCGTGGACGAGAAAACTGCTCGGGCGGCTGGAGTCCGTTTTTGGGCATATAAAGATGCAAATATGACTGCTGAAGTCCACATTGATGATTTCTGGGCTATCAAGGCGGCCATGCAAAGGTGCTATAAAGGGCGTAGACAGTCGTTTTAA
- a CDS encoding DUF2179 domain-containing protein encodes MNMDVLFLGVLIFCVEVAVLTLGTVRTMVTVLGESRAAFFLGCLEMTLWVFGTSTVMLKVGDEPILGVCYAAGFACGNVVGIMAEKKLALGNVVVRIISAWKGHSIAQAVREGGFMITTVAGEGSDGPVTVQFVVCKRKDMKQLLAVAREVDPELFYTFETAGGASAITSPSGSRVNKLLGPIRKVVPQI; translated from the coding sequence ATGAATATGGATGTCCTTTTTCTTGGCGTACTTATCTTTTGTGTTGAAGTTGCTGTCCTGACACTTGGGACGGTTCGTACCATGGTGACTGTGCTTGGCGAGTCGCGTGCTGCATTTTTTTTGGGGTGTTTGGAGATGACGCTCTGGGTTTTTGGTACGTCGACAGTGATGCTCAAGGTCGGTGATGAGCCTATTCTTGGCGTTTGTTATGCTGCGGGATTTGCATGTGGCAATGTGGTGGGAATCATGGCTGAAAAGAAGCTTGCGCTCGGTAATGTAGTTGTGCGTATCATCAGCGCATGGAAAGGACACTCGATTGCTCAGGCTGTGCGAGAGGGAGGTTTTATGATCACTACTGTGGCAGGGGAAGGTTCTGATGGCCCGGTTACTGTGCAATTCGTGGTCTGTAAACGAAAAGACATGAAACAGCTTTTGGCCGTTGCGCGAGAAGTTGATCCCGAACTTTTCTATACCTTTGAAACCGCAGGCGGCGCGAGTGCCATTACAAGTCCGTCTGGTAGCCGAGTTAACAAACTCCTTGGTCCTATACGTAAAGTCGTTCCGCAAATCTAA
- the tsaA gene encoding tRNA (N6-threonylcarbamoyladenosine(37)-N6)-methyltransferase TrmO, translating to MDTNLVIIGIIHSDITDLATAPKMENEPGAVRARIELDPAYKIGLDAMEIGAQLELFTWLHKGDRTTLKVHPRGDLTQPQRGVFSTRSPSRPNPIGLHRVTLVAIEEPLTLVVEPLEVLDGTPVIDIKTKPKGY from the coding sequence ATGGACACCAATCTCGTTATCATAGGCATCATCCATTCCGACATAACCGATCTTGCCACAGCCCCAAAAATGGAAAATGAACCGGGAGCTGTGCGCGCCCGTATCGAGTTGGACCCGGCGTACAAAATAGGTCTGGATGCCATGGAAATCGGCGCACAATTAGAATTGTTCACCTGGTTGCACAAAGGTGATCGGACTACCCTCAAAGTTCACCCGCGAGGAGATCTAACCCAACCACAACGCGGAGTTTTTTCCACACGCTCTCCCTCCCGCCCCAATCCCATTGGATTACACAGGGTCACACTGGTCGCCATTGAAGAACCCCTGACACTTGTGGTGGAACCTTTAGAAGTTCTCGACGGGACACCCGTCATCGATATCAAGACGAAACCCAAAGGGTACTAG
- the ilvC gene encoding ketol-acid reductoisomerase, with amino-acid sequence MKVYYEKDADLNLLKDKTVAVVGYGSQGHAHAQNLRDSGVNVIVAQRPGGPNYDLAKEHGFEPMSVAEASKQADMIMILLPDQHQAVVFANEILPHLEEGNVIAFGHGFNVHFQQIVPPKGVDCVMIAPKGPGHLVRRTYTEGGAVPCLAAVATDASGKAMDIALAYAKGIGGTRSGVIETTFKEETETDLFGEQAVLCGGLTALCKAGFDTLVEAGYQPEVAYFECLHELKLIIDLMYEGGMAKMRYSISDTAEYGDYVTGPRIITDETREEMRRVLKDIQEGKFARDFILDNQAGQVGLKTMRRIGAESQIEEVGGRLREMMSWLQK; translated from the coding sequence ATGAAAGTGTATTACGAGAAAGATGCTGACCTGAATTTGTTGAAAGATAAGACTGTGGCCGTTGTCGGTTACGGCAGCCAGGGTCATGCCCACGCACAGAACCTTCGGGATTCTGGCGTCAACGTCATCGTGGCTCAGCGTCCCGGTGGTCCCAACTATGATCTTGCCAAGGAACACGGCTTTGAGCCAATGTCCGTTGCCGAAGCTTCCAAGCAGGCTGACATGATCATGATTTTGCTGCCGGATCAGCATCAGGCTGTTGTTTTTGCCAATGAAATTCTTCCGCACCTTGAAGAGGGCAACGTTATTGCCTTTGGTCACGGTTTCAACGTGCATTTTCAGCAGATCGTTCCACCCAAGGGTGTTGACTGCGTTATGATCGCCCCTAAGGGCCCCGGTCATCTTGTGCGTCGTACCTACACCGAAGGTGGAGCTGTTCCCTGCCTCGCCGCTGTTGCAACCGACGCTTCCGGCAAGGCCATGGATATTGCGCTGGCATATGCCAAGGGTATCGGCGGCACCCGTTCCGGTGTTATCGAGACCACCTTCAAGGAAGAGACCGAGACAGATCTCTTCGGCGAACAAGCTGTGCTTTGTGGTGGTTTGACTGCATTGTGCAAAGCTGGTTTTGACACTTTGGTTGAAGCCGGATATCAGCCCGAAGTTGCATACTTTGAATGCTTGCATGAGCTTAAGCTGATCATTGACCTCATGTACGAGGGCGGTATGGCCAAGATGCGTTACTCCATCTCCGACACCGCCGAGTACGGTGATTACGTCACTGGCCCTCGTATTATTACTGATGAAACTCGTGAAGAAATGCGCCGTGTTCTGAAAGACATTCAGGAAGGTAAATTTGCTCGTGATTTCATCCTCGACAATCAGGCTGGTCAGGTTGGTCTCAAGACTATGCGTCGTATCGGTGCAGAGTCTCAGATCGAAGAAGTTGGCGGTCGTCTCCGCGAAATGATGAGCTGGTTGCAGAAGTAG
- a CDS encoding DUF167 domain-containing protein produces MAVWVQPGARKSDLAGLYQGCAKIRLNAPAVDNKANKSLVKFVAELLKVKKSQVAIVSGHTNRRKLLAISPTGEPDWSNLLPEPAPR; encoded by the coding sequence ATAGCTGTCTGGGTACAGCCCGGAGCTCGTAAGAGCGATTTGGCGGGATTGTATCAGGGGTGTGCCAAGATACGTTTGAATGCCCCGGCTGTAGACAACAAGGCGAACAAGAGTCTTGTGAAGTTTGTGGCTGAATTGTTGAAAGTGAAAAAAAGTCAGGTGGCGATAGTATCCGGGCACACCAACCGGAGAAAGCTTCTGGCAATAAGTCCGACGGGGGAACCGGATTGGAGTAACCTTCTTCCAGAACCCGCACCGCGATAA